One Salvia miltiorrhiza cultivar Shanhuang (shh) unplaced genomic scaffold, IMPLAD_Smil_shh original_scaffold_386, whole genome shotgun sequence genomic window carries:
- the LOC131004378 gene encoding probable aquaporin TIP-type produces MVKIGFGSVGDSFSAASIKSYVAEFIATLLFVFAGVGSAMAYNKLTSDAALDPAGLVAVAVAHAFALFVGVSMAANISGGHLNPAVTFGLAIGGHITILTGLFYWIAQCLASIVACLLLTFVTGLGVPTHGVAAGQSEIQGVVMEIVITFALVYTVYATAADPKKGSIGTIAPIAIGFIVGANILAAGPFSGGSMNPARSFGPAVASGNFAQNWIYWVGPLIGGGLAGLIYGDVFIGSHSAIPADDYAA; encoded by the exons atggTGAAAATTGGTTTTGGCAGCGTTGGCGACTCATTTAGCGCGGCATCAATTAAGAGTTATGTAGCTGAATTCATCGCCACTCTTCTCTTCGTTTTCGCCGGTGTCGGCTCTGCCATGGCTTATA ACAAGCTAACATCAGATGCCGCACTCGACCCGGCGGGCttggtggcggtggcggtggctcATGCATTTGCACTATTTGTGGGAGTGTCGATGGCCGCCAACATTTCCGGCGGCCATCTCAATCCCGCCGTGACATTTGGATTAGCCATCGGAGGGCATATCACTATCCTCACCGGCCTTTTCTATTGGATTGCACAATGTCTTGCCTCCATTGTTGCTTGTCTTCTACTCACATTTGTAACTGGCTTG GGTGTTCCGACACATGGAGTTGCAGCGGGACAAAGTGAGATCCAAGGGGTAGTAATGGAAATAGTGATTACTTTTGCACTAGTTTACACTGTATACGCCACTGCCGCAGACCCCAAGAAGGGCTCAATTGGCACAATTGCCCCCATTGCAATTGGATTCATTGTCGGGGCCAACATCTTGGCCGCTGGCCCGTTTAGCGGAGGCTCCATGAACCCGGCCCGATCATTTGGGCCCGCCGTCGCCAGCGGGAACTTCGCTCAGAACTGGATCTATTGGGTCGGCCCGCTTATCGGCGGCGGGCTCGCGGGCCTCATCTACGGTGATGTTTTCATTGGGTCCCACTCTGCAATTCCAGCTGACGATTATGCTGCTTGA
- the LOC131004366 gene encoding formyltetrahydrofolate deformylase 1, mitochondrial-like: MDLLRRACARARYSPQLNAFAFAKRSFTPLNHATPSALLHGIHVFHCPDEVGIVAKLSECIASKGGNILNADVFVPEKENVFYSRSEFVFDPAKWPRNQMDEDFSKLGKMFNAMKSVVRVPNLDPKYKIAVLASKQDHCLVDLLHAWQDSKLPVDITAVISNHDRGPNSHVMRFLERHEIPYHYLSTTIEDKNEEDILNVVKDTDFLVLARYMQILSGNFLKSYGRDIINIHHGLLPSFKGGNPSKQAFDAGVKLIGATSHFVTEELDEGPIIEQMVDRVSHRDNLRSFVHKSENLEKQCLARAIKYYCELRVLPYVKNKTVVF, encoded by the exons ATGGATCTCCTCCGAAGAGCCTGCGCAAGAGCAAGATACTCCCCTCAACTTAACGCATTTGCATTTGCAAAAAGGTCCTTTACTCCTCTCAATCACGCCACACCCTCTGCTCTCCTCCATGGCATTCATGTCTTCCACTGCCCG GATGAAGTGGGAATTGTCGCCAAATTATCCGAATGCATAGCCTCCAAGGGTGGCAACATTCTTAATGCTGATGTTTTTGTGCCTGAAAAGGAGAATGTCTTTTATTCCAGAAG TGAGTTTGTCTTTGATCCTGCCAAATGGCCACGGAATCAAATGGATGAGGATTTCTCAAAACTTGGGAAGATGTTCAATGCAATGAAGTCTGTTGTTCGGGTGCCCAATCTAGATCCAAAATATAAGATTGCAGTACTTGCTTCGAAGCAG GACCATTGTCTTGTTGATTTGCTGCATGCTTGGCAGGACTCTAAGCTTCCTGTTGATATTACAGCTGTGATAAG CAATCATGACAGAGGTCCAAACTCACATGTGATGAGATTTCTTGAAAGGCATGAAATCCCTTACCATTATTTGAGCACAACTATAGAAGACAAAAACGAAGAAGACATCTTGAATGTTGTCAAGGATACAGACTTTCTAGTACTTGCTAGATACATGCAG ATACTCTCAGGAAATTTCTTAAAGAGCTATGGCAGGGATATTATTAATATTCATCATGGTCTGTTACCCTCTTTCAAGGGTGGCAACCCATCTAAACAg GCCTTTGATGCTGGTGTTAAATTGATTGGTGCAACATCTCATTTTGTTACTGAAGAGCTTGATGAAGGTCCCATCATTGAGCAAATG GTGGACAGAGTTTCTCATAGGGACAATTTGCGAAGCTTTGTACATAAATCTGAGAACTTGGAGAAGCAATGTCTTGCGAGAGCAATAAAGTACTATTGTGAACTACGCGTGTTGCCTTACGTGAAAAACAAGACTGTTGTATTTTGA
- the LOC131004405 gene encoding uncharacterized protein LOC131004405: MLEFKKEWAIKGCSILSDGWRDSVVQKDIVNFLVNSPRGSVFIKSVEVSEVVKDAQTLFTMLDAIVEEVGEANVVQVVTDNASNYVKAGKFLMLERPHLYWTPCAAHCVDLMLEDIGKLPMIKNAIKKAIYMNGYIYNHVAVVNMMRRFTNQRNLHRPAVTGFATSFITLAQYHRQKNNLRKMVTSEEWIASKWQKDAGGRKMTSIILQDTFWRNVLYALKLVGPLVKVLRMVDGDKKPAMGYIYEAMDRAKETIAKSFGHKEERYKEAFEIIDKRWDCQLHRPLHAAGYFLNPEIYYDNPEGVSCQEVEKGLYESIQRLVHDEATQDKIMVELDAYKNATGVFGNAMAIRHRKMKSPTDWWSCYGSSSPNLKSFAIKVLSLTCSATGCERNWSVFQHLHTKKRNRLAQDRLNHLVYVKYNRTLERRYKRKDTIDPILLEEIDDSNEWLLGHMDEDSSNEDNDLVFGDDNLIWSAVSKASGANDPIYSTRHASRVDKGKGVVASGSRRLLDEDEDEVGEEMEEDIGEDKDDEGDGDDALNDDDF, translated from the exons ATGTTGGAGTTCAAGAAAGAATGGGCAATAAAGGGTTGTTCTATTTTATCCGATGGATGGCGTGATTCGGTGGTGCAAAAAGATATTGTCAACTTTCTTGTCAACTCTCCAAGAGGCTCCGTGTTCATCAAATCGGTGGAAGTTTCCGAAGTTGTGAAAGATGCACAAACGTTGTTTACAATGCTTGATGCCATTGTTGAGGAAGTTGGAGAGGCAAATGTTGTGCAAGTGGTGACAGATAATGCTTCTAACTATGTTAAAGCGG GGAAATTTCTTATGCTCGAAAGACCACATCTCTATTGGACTCCATGTGCTGCACATTGTGTGGACTTGATGTTGGAGGATATTGGAAAGCTTCCAATGATTAAGAATGCTATCAAGAAGGCAATCTACATGaatggttatatatataaccatgTCGCCGTTGTGAACATGATGAGGAGATTCACCAATCAAAGGAATTTGCATCGACCAGCGGTCACAGGATTTGCAACTTCCTTTATCACTCTTGCACAATATCACAGGCAAAAAAAcaatttgaggaaaatggtTACTTCGGAAGAGTGGATTGCTTCAAAGTGGCAAAAGGATGCGGGAGGGAGGAAGATGACATCTATTATTTTGCAAGACACATTTTGGAGGAATGTGTTGTATGCTCTTAAGTTGGTAGGTCCCCTTGTGAAAGTACTTCGGATGGTTGATGGGGATAAAAAACCGGCAATGGGGTACATTTATGAAGCTATGGATAGAGCTAAAGAGACTATTGCTAAGAGTTTTGGTCACAAAGAGGAGCGTTACAAAGAAGCTTTTGAGATAATTGATAAAAGATGGGATTGCCAACTTCATCGCCCTTTACATGCGGCCGGATACTTTCTAAATCCGGAAATCTATTATGATAATCCAGAGGGAGTGAGTTGTCAAGAGGTTGAGAAAGGCTTGTATGAAAGCATTCAAAGGTTGGTTCACGATGAAGCAACTCAAGACAAGATCATGGTTGAGTTAGATGCCTACAAAAATGCAACGGGTGTATTTGGCAATGCAATGGCGATTAGACATAGAAAGATGAAATCACCGA CGGATTGGTGGTCTTGTTATGGATCTTCAAGTCCCAACCTCAAATCTTTTGCGATAAAAGTTCTTAGCCTCACTTGTAGTGCTACCGGATGTGAGAGAAATTGGAGTGTCTTTCAACAT ctTCATACCAAGAAGAGAAACCGATTGGCACAAGACCGGCTCAATCACTTGGTTTATGTGAAGTATAATCGCACTTTGGAAAGGCGATACAAGAGGAAAGACACAATAGATCCTATTTTATTAGAAGAGATTGATGATAGCAATGAATGGTTGCTTGGACATATGGATGAGGACTCTTCTAATGAAGATAATGATCTTGTGTTTGGAGATGATAATTTGATATGGAGTGCCGTTAGCAAGGCTTCGGGAGCTAATGATCCTATTTATAGCACTAGACATGCATCTAGAGTTGATAAAGGAAAGGGTGTAGTTGCTTCGGGTTCAAGAAGACTCttagatgaggatgaggatgaggttGGGGAGGAGATGGAAGAGGACATTGGTGAAGACAAAGATGATGAAGGAGATGGGGATGATGCACTTAATGATGAtgatttttga